Proteins from one Chaetodon auriga isolate fChaAug3 chromosome 19, fChaAug3.hap1, whole genome shotgun sequence genomic window:
- the sbno1 gene encoding protein strawberry notch homolog 1 isoform X2 — protein sequence MVTKCSPALNSVGGKVRRKQAKMDPGQDLLLAALSESGICPNDIGLFDVDSQDVAQPSTTQQSISISALDVGVGTESVDAVRAEPPAPVPVVTIRHKPQPSTTTFVLNQLNQLPSLGAVATKQSATNNIKHTITVTKVVHVANSALRGSSSPSSTSTIPPSAPTVVPSNRDQIQLKDLLRTGNVRSTGLKGNSLMELMKLKPPPDITTPVATATATGEMNNGLKKEVLGKDAARIWINDNIKTQNFSHSLKPPGMKEEDEPEEEEEDELGHAETYAEYMPMKLKVGMRHPDPVVETSSLSSVSPPDVWYRLSIPEEIIDEGCLSALQLEAITYAAQQHETFLPSGDRAAYLIGDGAGVGKGRTIAGIIYENYLLGRKRSLWFSVSNDLKYDAERDLRDIGAKNIQVHSLNKFKYGKISSKHNGSVKKGVIFATYSSLIGESQSGGKYKTRFQQLLHWCGEDFDGVIVYDECHKAKNVCPIGSSKPTKTGLAVLELQNKLPKARVVYASATGASEPRNMAYMNRLGIWGHKTPFKEFGNFIQAVERRGVGAMEIVAMDMKLRGMYIARQLSFTGVTFKIEEVPLTQKYISMYNKSVRLWVSAREKFQQAANLMDAEQRMKKSMWGQFWSAHQRFFKYLCIASKVRRVVQLAREEVQNGKCVVIGLQSTGEARTLEALEEGGGELNDFVSTAKGVLQSLIEKHFPAPDRQKLYSLLGIDLSAKKTPSPSETAAQPEQKGKKRKGAEVKKQQKKKPRRHGGLSGTSSEESQSEESDRESGKDSDDSFKSASSADEDDDFNPFRDESDDDEEDDPWLIRKEPKKGKEKKKKRRKSIDPDSIQSALLASGLGSTRPAFTASVNPSSTPAPVKTESQDSCVTSHDAVEHAQKMKRDLLEDLEELAEELPPNTLDELIDELGGPDNVAEMTGRKGRVVSNDDGSITYESRSELDVPVEILNLTEKQRFMDGEKNIAIISEAASSGISLQADRRVKNQRRRVHMTLELPWSADRAIQQFGRTHRSNQVTAPEYVFLISELAGEQRFASIVAKRLESLGALTHGDRRATETRDLSRFNFDNKYGRNALEIVMKSIVKLDSPLVSPPSDFKGDFFKEIQGGLIGVGLINVEDRSGTLSLDKDYNNIGKFLNRILGMAVQQQNALFQYFSDTLGAVIQEAKKNGRYDMGILDLGSGDEKVKKVDCRKFLTPGYTTSGHVELFTVSVERGMSWEEATHAWAEQNGPDDGFYVQTRNNKKTAILVKEVNTKKRLFLVYRPNTGRQLKLETYADIKKKFKKVLSEDAKQHWTDQYKSSAQICSHAYWRGNCKKASVGLQCEVGLRCRTYYVLCGSVLSVWNEVEGVLTPLSGTNVKVQIVRLRTEDGQRIVGLIIPANCVSALINKLSTSDQCQQLAVQEQQKRQQLHPQSLSHAPNT from the exons ATGGTCACAAAATGTTCACCAGCGTTAAACTCAGTGGGAGGCAAAGTtagaagaaaacaagcaaag ATGGATCCTGGACAGGATTTACTTCTCGCTGCCCTGAGTGAGAGCGGCATTTGCCCAAATGATATTGGCCTATTTGATGTTGATTCTCAGGATGTTGCACAGCCCTCTACAACCCAGCAA TCTATCTCCATCAGTGCCCTGGATGTTGGTGTGGGGACGGAGTCTGTGGACGCTGTTCGAGCTGAGCCTCCAGCTCCAGTCCCTGTAGTTACTATCAGG CACAAACCTCAGCCATCAACCACCACGTTTGTCTTAAATCAGCTGAATCAGTTGCCGTCGCTCGGAGCTGTTGCGACCAAACAGTCCGCCACAAACAATATCAAACATACCATAACTGTCACCAAGGTGGTCCATGTTGCTAATTCAGCCCTGCGAGGTTCCTCATCGCCCTCCTCCACAAGTACTATTCCACCTTCAGCGCCCACAGTAGTGCCTTCTAACAGAGATCAG ATTCAGTTGAAAGACCTCCTCAGGACTGGCAATGTGAGGAGCACAGGTCTAAAGGGCAACAGTCTGATGGAGCTCATGAAGCTAAAGCCCCCACCTGACATTACTACACCAGTAGCAACGGCAACAGCCACAG GAGAAATGAACAATGGACTCAAGAAGGAAGTATTGGGTAAAGATGCTGCCAGAATCTGGAttaacgacaacattaaaacacagaactTCTCACACTCTCTG AAACCTCcagggatgaaggaggaggatgagcctgaggaggaagaggaagatgagctgGGTCATGCGGAAACATATGCAGAGTACATGCCAATGAAAT TAAAGGTTGGCATGCGGCATCCTGATCCTGTGGTGGAGACCAGTTCCCTGTCCAGCGTTAGTCCCCCAGACGTGTGGTACAGACTGTCCATCCCAGAAGAAATCATCGACGAAGGCTGCCTGTCCGCTCTGCAGCTGGAGGCCATCACATACGCAGCCCAG CAACATGAGACATTCCTCCCCAGCGGTGATCGAGCTGCCTATCTGATTGGTGATGGAGCTGGTGTGGGGAAAGGCCGGACCATTGCAGGCATCATCTATGAGAATTACCTTTTAGGCAGGAAAAGATCACTTTG gTTTAGTGTCTCAAATGACTTGAAGTATGATGCTGAACGGGACTTAAGAGATATAGGAGCCAAAAACATCCAGGTTCACTCACTGAACAAG TTCAAATATGGCAAAATCTCCTCAAAACACAATGGGAGTGTGAAGAAAGGTGTGATATTCGCCACCTACTCTTCCTTGATAGGAGAGAGCCAATCAGGAGGGAAGTACAAGACCAGATTTCAGCAGCTTCTCCACTGGTGTGGGGAGGACTTTGACGGAGTC ATTGTCTATGACGAGTGTCACAAAGCCAAAAATGTGTGTCCAATTGGATCATCCAAACCTACAAAGACTGGGCTCGCagtgctggagctgcagaacaAACTCCCCAAGGCTCGGGTTGTGTACGCAAGTGCTACAG gCGCCTCTGAACCACGAAACATGGCCTACATGAATCGACTGGGCATCTGGGGGCACAAAACGCCCTTCAAAGAGTTTGGCAACTTTATCCAGGCTGTCGAGCGCAG AGGTGTAGGTGCCATGGAGATAGTAGCTATGGACATGAAGCTTAGGGGGATGTACATCGCAAGACAGTTGAGTTTCACAGGTGTGACTTTCAAGATTGAGGAGGTTCCCCTGACTCAGAAATACATATCCATGTACAACAAATCAGTGAGGCTG TGGGTGAGTGCACGGGAGAAGTTCCAGCAGGCCGCCAACCTCATGGACGCAGAGCAGCGCATGAAGAAGTCCATGTGGGGCCAGTTCTGGTCTGCTCACCAGAGGTTCTTCAAATACCTCTGCATTGCCTCCAAAGTCCGCAGAGTGGTCCAGCTGGCCAGAGAGGAGGTCCAGAATGGGAAG tgtgtggtGATAGGTCTTCAGTCCACTGGAGAGGCAAGGACGCTCGAGGCgttggaggaaggagggggagagctCAACGACTTCGTGTCAACTGCAAA AGGTGTGCTGCAGTCCCTGATTGAGAAGCACTTTCCAgctcctgacagacagaagctTTACAGCCTGTTAGGAATCGACCTCTCAGCCAAGAAGACGCCGTCTCCCAGTGAGACTGCAGCGCAGCCAGAACAGAAGGGCAAGAAAAGGAAAG GAGCAGAGgtcaaaaagcagcagaagaagaagcctcGCAGGCACGGGGGTTTGTCAGGCACCAGCTCAGAGGAGAGCCAGTCAGAGGAGTCGGACAGAGAGTCCGGCAAGGACAGCGACGACAGCTTCAAATCTGCCAGCTCGGCAGATGAAGACGATGATTTCAACCCATTCCGAGATGAGTCTGATGACGATGAGGAAGATG ACCCTTGGCTAATCAGAAAGGAaccaaagaaaggaaaagagaagaagaaaaagagaaggaagagcaTCGATCCAGACTCCATTCAAAGTGCCTTGTTAGCCTCAGGGCTTGGCTCTACCAGGCCTGCTTTCACTGCCTCTGTTAACCCATCCAGCACACCCGCCCCAG TCAAGACAGAGAGTCAGGACAGCTGCGTGACAAGTCATGACGCAGTGGAACATGcccagaaaatgaagagagattTGCTGGAAGACCTGGAGGAGCTGGCGGAGGAGCTGCCTCCCAACACTCTGGATGAGCTCATCGATGAACTGGGAGGACCCGACAACGTAGCTGAG ATGACTGGCCGGAAAGGTCGCGTGGTCAGCAACGACGACGGCAGCATCACCTACGAGTCTCGCTCTGAGCTCGACGTCCCGGTGGAAATCCTCAATctcacagagaagcagaggttCATGGATGGAGAGAAG AACATTGCCATCATCTCAGAGGCTGCCAGCTCAGGTATTTCCCTGCAGGCCGATCGGCGAGTGAAGAACCAGCGGCGGAGAGTCCACATGACGCTCGAGCTGCCGTGGAGTGCAGACAGAGCTATTCAGCAGTTCG GGAGAACTCACAGGTCAAACCAGGTCACAGCTCCAGAATATGTCTTCCTCATATCGGAGCTCGCGGGAGAGCAGAGATTTGCATCCATCGTTGCCAAAAGACTAGAAAGCCTG GGCGCTCTCACCCACGGAGACAGAAGAGCAACAGAAACTCGAGATCTCAGCAGGTTTAACTTTGACAACAAA TACGGCAGAAACGCTCTGGAAATTGTGATGAAGTCAATAGTAAAGCTCGATTCTCCGTTAGTGTCTCCACCCTCTGACTTTAAAGGAGATTTCTTCAAAG aAATTCAGGGTGGATTAATAGGCGTGGGCCTGATTAATGTGGAGGACAGATCCGGCACGCTGTCACTGGACAAAG ACTACAACAACATCGGGAAGTTCCTGAACCGTATTTTGGGCATGGCGGTCCAGCAGCAAAATGCCTTGTTCCAGTACTTTTCTGACACACTGGGAGCTGTTATCCAGGAAGCCAAGAAGAACGGCAGATATGACATGGGCATTCTTG ATCTGGGCTCTGGTGACGAGAAGGTGAAGAAGGTGGACTGCAGGAAGTTCCTAACACCGGGCTACACCACATCAGGACATGTGGAGCTCTTCACA GTGAGTGTGGAGAGGGGAATGTCCTGGGAGGAGGCGACGCACGCGTGGGCAGAACAGAACGGACCAGACGATGGCTTCTATGTACAG ACAAGGAACAATAAGAAAACAGCCATACTGGTCAAAGAGGTGAACACCAAGAAGAGGCTCTTCCTGGTGTACCGGCCGAACACCGGCAGACAGCTCAAACTGGAGACGTACGCAGACATCAAGAAGAAGTTTAAAAAG gTCTTATCAGAAGATGCCAAGCAGCACTGGACTGACCAGTACAAGTCATCTGCACAGATCTGCTCTCATGCATATTG GCGGGGGAACTGTAAGAAGGCGTCGGTGGGCCTGCAGTGTGAAGTGGGTCTTCGCTGCAGGACGTACTACGTCCTGTGCGGCTCGGTGCTCAGCGTGTGGAATGAGGTGGAGGGAGTGCTGACGCCGCTCAGTGGAACCAACGTGAAGGTTCAGATCGTGCGCCTCAGAACAGAGGATGGACAGAGGATAGTCG GACTCATCATTCCAGCGAACTGCGTGTCTGCGCTGATTAACAAGCTCTCGACGTCGGACCAGTGCCAGCAGCTCGctgtgcaggagcagcagaagcGGCAGCAGCTCCACCCCCAAAGTCTCAGTCATGCACCCAACACATAG
- the sbno1 gene encoding protein strawberry notch homolog 1 isoform X1, with translation MVTKCSPALNSVGGKVRRKQAKMDPGQDLLLAALSESGICPNDIGLFDVDSQDVAQPSTTQQSISISALDVGVGTESVDAVRAEPPAPVPVVTIRHKPQPSTTTFVLNQLNQLPSLGAVATKQSATNNIKHTITVTKVVHVANSALRGSSSPSSTSTIPPSAPTVVPSNRDQQIQLKDLLRTGNVRSTGLKGNSLMELMKLKPPPDITTPVATATATGEMNNGLKKEVLGKDAARIWINDNIKTQNFSHSLKPPGMKEEDEPEEEEEDELGHAETYAEYMPMKLKVGMRHPDPVVETSSLSSVSPPDVWYRLSIPEEIIDEGCLSALQLEAITYAAQQHETFLPSGDRAAYLIGDGAGVGKGRTIAGIIYENYLLGRKRSLWFSVSNDLKYDAERDLRDIGAKNIQVHSLNKFKYGKISSKHNGSVKKGVIFATYSSLIGESQSGGKYKTRFQQLLHWCGEDFDGVIVYDECHKAKNVCPIGSSKPTKTGLAVLELQNKLPKARVVYASATGASEPRNMAYMNRLGIWGHKTPFKEFGNFIQAVERRGVGAMEIVAMDMKLRGMYIARQLSFTGVTFKIEEVPLTQKYISMYNKSVRLWVSAREKFQQAANLMDAEQRMKKSMWGQFWSAHQRFFKYLCIASKVRRVVQLAREEVQNGKCVVIGLQSTGEARTLEALEEGGGELNDFVSTAKGVLQSLIEKHFPAPDRQKLYSLLGIDLSAKKTPSPSETAAQPEQKGKKRKGAEVKKQQKKKPRRHGGLSGTSSEESQSEESDRESGKDSDDSFKSASSADEDDDFNPFRDESDDDEEDDPWLIRKEPKKGKEKKKKRRKSIDPDSIQSALLASGLGSTRPAFTASVNPSSTPAPVKTESQDSCVTSHDAVEHAQKMKRDLLEDLEELAEELPPNTLDELIDELGGPDNVAEMTGRKGRVVSNDDGSITYESRSELDVPVEILNLTEKQRFMDGEKNIAIISEAASSGISLQADRRVKNQRRRVHMTLELPWSADRAIQQFGRTHRSNQVTAPEYVFLISELAGEQRFASIVAKRLESLGALTHGDRRATETRDLSRFNFDNKYGRNALEIVMKSIVKLDSPLVSPPSDFKGDFFKEIQGGLIGVGLINVEDRSGTLSLDKDYNNIGKFLNRILGMAVQQQNALFQYFSDTLGAVIQEAKKNGRYDMGILDLGSGDEKVKKVDCRKFLTPGYTTSGHVELFTVSVERGMSWEEATHAWAEQNGPDDGFYVQTRNNKKTAILVKEVNTKKRLFLVYRPNTGRQLKLETYADIKKKFKKVLSEDAKQHWTDQYKSSAQICSHAYWRGNCKKASVGLQCEVGLRCRTYYVLCGSVLSVWNEVEGVLTPLSGTNVKVQIVRLRTEDGQRIVGLIIPANCVSALINKLSTSDQCQQLAVQEQQKRQQLHPQSLSHAPNT, from the exons ATGGTCACAAAATGTTCACCAGCGTTAAACTCAGTGGGAGGCAAAGTtagaagaaaacaagcaaag ATGGATCCTGGACAGGATTTACTTCTCGCTGCCCTGAGTGAGAGCGGCATTTGCCCAAATGATATTGGCCTATTTGATGTTGATTCTCAGGATGTTGCACAGCCCTCTACAACCCAGCAA TCTATCTCCATCAGTGCCCTGGATGTTGGTGTGGGGACGGAGTCTGTGGACGCTGTTCGAGCTGAGCCTCCAGCTCCAGTCCCTGTAGTTACTATCAGG CACAAACCTCAGCCATCAACCACCACGTTTGTCTTAAATCAGCTGAATCAGTTGCCGTCGCTCGGAGCTGTTGCGACCAAACAGTCCGCCACAAACAATATCAAACATACCATAACTGTCACCAAGGTGGTCCATGTTGCTAATTCAGCCCTGCGAGGTTCCTCATCGCCCTCCTCCACAAGTACTATTCCACCTTCAGCGCCCACAGTAGTGCCTTCTAACAGAGATCAG CAGATTCAGTTGAAAGACCTCCTCAGGACTGGCAATGTGAGGAGCACAGGTCTAAAGGGCAACAGTCTGATGGAGCTCATGAAGCTAAAGCCCCCACCTGACATTACTACACCAGTAGCAACGGCAACAGCCACAG GAGAAATGAACAATGGACTCAAGAAGGAAGTATTGGGTAAAGATGCTGCCAGAATCTGGAttaacgacaacattaaaacacagaactTCTCACACTCTCTG AAACCTCcagggatgaaggaggaggatgagcctgaggaggaagaggaagatgagctgGGTCATGCGGAAACATATGCAGAGTACATGCCAATGAAAT TAAAGGTTGGCATGCGGCATCCTGATCCTGTGGTGGAGACCAGTTCCCTGTCCAGCGTTAGTCCCCCAGACGTGTGGTACAGACTGTCCATCCCAGAAGAAATCATCGACGAAGGCTGCCTGTCCGCTCTGCAGCTGGAGGCCATCACATACGCAGCCCAG CAACATGAGACATTCCTCCCCAGCGGTGATCGAGCTGCCTATCTGATTGGTGATGGAGCTGGTGTGGGGAAAGGCCGGACCATTGCAGGCATCATCTATGAGAATTACCTTTTAGGCAGGAAAAGATCACTTTG gTTTAGTGTCTCAAATGACTTGAAGTATGATGCTGAACGGGACTTAAGAGATATAGGAGCCAAAAACATCCAGGTTCACTCACTGAACAAG TTCAAATATGGCAAAATCTCCTCAAAACACAATGGGAGTGTGAAGAAAGGTGTGATATTCGCCACCTACTCTTCCTTGATAGGAGAGAGCCAATCAGGAGGGAAGTACAAGACCAGATTTCAGCAGCTTCTCCACTGGTGTGGGGAGGACTTTGACGGAGTC ATTGTCTATGACGAGTGTCACAAAGCCAAAAATGTGTGTCCAATTGGATCATCCAAACCTACAAAGACTGGGCTCGCagtgctggagctgcagaacaAACTCCCCAAGGCTCGGGTTGTGTACGCAAGTGCTACAG gCGCCTCTGAACCACGAAACATGGCCTACATGAATCGACTGGGCATCTGGGGGCACAAAACGCCCTTCAAAGAGTTTGGCAACTTTATCCAGGCTGTCGAGCGCAG AGGTGTAGGTGCCATGGAGATAGTAGCTATGGACATGAAGCTTAGGGGGATGTACATCGCAAGACAGTTGAGTTTCACAGGTGTGACTTTCAAGATTGAGGAGGTTCCCCTGACTCAGAAATACATATCCATGTACAACAAATCAGTGAGGCTG TGGGTGAGTGCACGGGAGAAGTTCCAGCAGGCCGCCAACCTCATGGACGCAGAGCAGCGCATGAAGAAGTCCATGTGGGGCCAGTTCTGGTCTGCTCACCAGAGGTTCTTCAAATACCTCTGCATTGCCTCCAAAGTCCGCAGAGTGGTCCAGCTGGCCAGAGAGGAGGTCCAGAATGGGAAG tgtgtggtGATAGGTCTTCAGTCCACTGGAGAGGCAAGGACGCTCGAGGCgttggaggaaggagggggagagctCAACGACTTCGTGTCAACTGCAAA AGGTGTGCTGCAGTCCCTGATTGAGAAGCACTTTCCAgctcctgacagacagaagctTTACAGCCTGTTAGGAATCGACCTCTCAGCCAAGAAGACGCCGTCTCCCAGTGAGACTGCAGCGCAGCCAGAACAGAAGGGCAAGAAAAGGAAAG GAGCAGAGgtcaaaaagcagcagaagaagaagcctcGCAGGCACGGGGGTTTGTCAGGCACCAGCTCAGAGGAGAGCCAGTCAGAGGAGTCGGACAGAGAGTCCGGCAAGGACAGCGACGACAGCTTCAAATCTGCCAGCTCGGCAGATGAAGACGATGATTTCAACCCATTCCGAGATGAGTCTGATGACGATGAGGAAGATG ACCCTTGGCTAATCAGAAAGGAaccaaagaaaggaaaagagaagaagaaaaagagaaggaagagcaTCGATCCAGACTCCATTCAAAGTGCCTTGTTAGCCTCAGGGCTTGGCTCTACCAGGCCTGCTTTCACTGCCTCTGTTAACCCATCCAGCACACCCGCCCCAG TCAAGACAGAGAGTCAGGACAGCTGCGTGACAAGTCATGACGCAGTGGAACATGcccagaaaatgaagagagattTGCTGGAAGACCTGGAGGAGCTGGCGGAGGAGCTGCCTCCCAACACTCTGGATGAGCTCATCGATGAACTGGGAGGACCCGACAACGTAGCTGAG ATGACTGGCCGGAAAGGTCGCGTGGTCAGCAACGACGACGGCAGCATCACCTACGAGTCTCGCTCTGAGCTCGACGTCCCGGTGGAAATCCTCAATctcacagagaagcagaggttCATGGATGGAGAGAAG AACATTGCCATCATCTCAGAGGCTGCCAGCTCAGGTATTTCCCTGCAGGCCGATCGGCGAGTGAAGAACCAGCGGCGGAGAGTCCACATGACGCTCGAGCTGCCGTGGAGTGCAGACAGAGCTATTCAGCAGTTCG GGAGAACTCACAGGTCAAACCAGGTCACAGCTCCAGAATATGTCTTCCTCATATCGGAGCTCGCGGGAGAGCAGAGATTTGCATCCATCGTTGCCAAAAGACTAGAAAGCCTG GGCGCTCTCACCCACGGAGACAGAAGAGCAACAGAAACTCGAGATCTCAGCAGGTTTAACTTTGACAACAAA TACGGCAGAAACGCTCTGGAAATTGTGATGAAGTCAATAGTAAAGCTCGATTCTCCGTTAGTGTCTCCACCCTCTGACTTTAAAGGAGATTTCTTCAAAG aAATTCAGGGTGGATTAATAGGCGTGGGCCTGATTAATGTGGAGGACAGATCCGGCACGCTGTCACTGGACAAAG ACTACAACAACATCGGGAAGTTCCTGAACCGTATTTTGGGCATGGCGGTCCAGCAGCAAAATGCCTTGTTCCAGTACTTTTCTGACACACTGGGAGCTGTTATCCAGGAAGCCAAGAAGAACGGCAGATATGACATGGGCATTCTTG ATCTGGGCTCTGGTGACGAGAAGGTGAAGAAGGTGGACTGCAGGAAGTTCCTAACACCGGGCTACACCACATCAGGACATGTGGAGCTCTTCACA GTGAGTGTGGAGAGGGGAATGTCCTGGGAGGAGGCGACGCACGCGTGGGCAGAACAGAACGGACCAGACGATGGCTTCTATGTACAG ACAAGGAACAATAAGAAAACAGCCATACTGGTCAAAGAGGTGAACACCAAGAAGAGGCTCTTCCTGGTGTACCGGCCGAACACCGGCAGACAGCTCAAACTGGAGACGTACGCAGACATCAAGAAGAAGTTTAAAAAG gTCTTATCAGAAGATGCCAAGCAGCACTGGACTGACCAGTACAAGTCATCTGCACAGATCTGCTCTCATGCATATTG GCGGGGGAACTGTAAGAAGGCGTCGGTGGGCCTGCAGTGTGAAGTGGGTCTTCGCTGCAGGACGTACTACGTCCTGTGCGGCTCGGTGCTCAGCGTGTGGAATGAGGTGGAGGGAGTGCTGACGCCGCTCAGTGGAACCAACGTGAAGGTTCAGATCGTGCGCCTCAGAACAGAGGATGGACAGAGGATAGTCG GACTCATCATTCCAGCGAACTGCGTGTCTGCGCTGATTAACAAGCTCTCGACGTCGGACCAGTGCCAGCAGCTCGctgtgcaggagcagcagaagcGGCAGCAGCTCCACCCCCAAAGTCTCAGTCATGCACCCAACACATAG